A section of the Chryseobacterium scophthalmum genome encodes:
- a CDS encoding DNA alkylation repair protein: protein MNELLENIVKIEHGFKHIIEAGNLLLKNDGTDHLPMAKRFIETNQVYQIRMLGVYMLGEISHTNPVALHILKNSIPKDKNWRVQEMLAKAFDSYCKHIGYEYALPEIESWINNENTNIKRAVTEGLRIWTSRDFFKQHPEIAIELISRNKLTDSEYLSKSIGNSLRDIRKKHPEAIEKETSKWDVNHHKIQFILKLINK, encoded by the coding sequence ATGAACGAACTTCTTGAAAATATTGTAAAAATAGAGCACGGCTTCAAACATATCATCGAAGCTGGAAACCTTCTACTTAAAAATGATGGTACCGATCATTTGCCTATGGCAAAAAGATTCATAGAAACCAATCAGGTTTATCAAATCAGAATGTTAGGCGTTTATATGTTGGGCGAAATTTCCCATACAAATCCAGTCGCATTGCATATTCTGAAAAATAGTATTCCAAAAGATAAAAATTGGCGAGTACAGGAGATGCTTGCTAAAGCCTTCGATTCATATTGTAAACACATAGGCTACGAATATGCATTACCCGAAATTGAATCCTGGATCAACAATGAAAATACAAATATTAAACGTGCGGTAACAGAAGGCTTGCGCATATGGACCAGCCGGGATTTCTTTAAACAACATCCGGAAATTGCCATAGAGCTCATCAGTAGAAATAAATTGACAGATAGTGAGTATCTAAGTAAGTCAATTGGAAATTCCTTACGTGATATCAGAAAAAAACATCCTGAAGCAATCGAAAAAGAAACATCGAAATGGGATGTCAATCATCATAAAATACAGTTTATATTAAAGCTGATTAATAAGTGA
- a CDS encoding glycosyltransferase: MNKNINSDVEDKAIRQSYNDKKHKTYNKTTIVFVSTFPPKVCGIATYTQDLIKSLHSKFGASFNAIICPIETEEENYEYKEYTEYKLNISDAVSYLELAANINKNDTVELVMLQHEFGFFNETRNGLYLFLKNLKKDVIITFHTVLPKPDKELKEKVKEIANFAKYLVVMTSISAEILSNDYEILSDKIIVIPHGTHLLPFTDKIALKEKYNLKNKKVLSTFGLLGSGKNIETTLKALPEIIAKNPDVIFLILGKTHPAIVRHEGEKYRELLEDLTCKLHLENHIRFINDYLPLPELLDYLQLTDVYLFTSKDRNQSVSGTFSYAISSGCAIVSTPIPHALEVLKEDTGIIVDFEAPEQLSFAVNTLLENESKRKKLRLKSLEKMAPTAWENSSILHALLFQKIKDHKTELTYALPKINLKHIQNMTTDLGIIQFSKISKPDINSGYTLDDNARAMIALCRHFEGSKDKANLQLISIFLNFIKFCQQKDGSFLNYIDEHKQFTQQNYETNLDDSNGRAIWALGYLISLKEILPQEFSETAQKIIQKNLIWAEKIHSTRAMAFIIKGLYYQNSEKNFPLLKELANRLAKMYQHEAKDDWHWFENYLTYGNSLLPEALLLAWILTKDEIYKNIAEESFQFLLSKIMMDGNIKVVSNKGWLQKENTENDIQIGGEQPIDVAYTVLALSTFHKAFNDEKYLQMMQNSFNWFLGKNHLNQIIYNPVTGGCYDGLEEKNVNLNQGAESTVSYLMARLCFDNKKSVSNY; this comes from the coding sequence ATGAATAAAAATATTAATTCAGACGTGGAGGATAAAGCTATTAGACAATCTTATAATGACAAAAAACACAAAACCTATAATAAAACCACCATTGTCTTTGTAAGTACTTTTCCTCCAAAAGTATGCGGAATTGCAACATACACACAGGATCTTATAAAATCTCTTCATTCTAAATTCGGCGCATCCTTCAATGCGATCATTTGCCCGATAGAAACAGAAGAGGAAAACTATGAGTATAAAGAATATACCGAGTATAAATTAAATATTTCAGATGCCGTTTCTTATTTGGAATTAGCTGCAAATATCAATAAAAACGATACTGTTGAGTTGGTGATGCTTCAGCACGAATTTGGCTTTTTTAATGAAACTCGAAATGGTTTGTATCTTTTTCTCAAAAACTTAAAAAAAGATGTTATTATCACCTTTCACACTGTTTTACCAAAACCGGATAAAGAGCTAAAGGAAAAAGTGAAAGAGATTGCCAATTTTGCAAAATATCTTGTTGTAATGACTAGTATTTCTGCTGAAATTCTTTCGAACGATTATGAAATTCTCTCTGATAAAATTATTGTGATCCCCCACGGAACACACCTTCTGCCTTTCACAGACAAAATTGCATTGAAGGAAAAGTATAATCTTAAAAACAAAAAAGTACTTTCAACTTTTGGATTATTAGGCTCCGGAAAAAATATTGAAACCACCCTGAAAGCCTTACCGGAAATCATTGCTAAAAATCCCGATGTTATTTTTTTAATTCTTGGAAAAACACATCCGGCAATAGTAAGACACGAAGGCGAGAAATATCGTGAACTTTTGGAAGATCTCACCTGTAAACTGCATTTGGAAAACCACATCCGCTTTATCAATGATTATCTGCCACTGCCAGAATTACTAGATTATCTTCAGCTTACCGATGTTTATCTTTTTACTTCAAAAGACAGAAATCAGTCAGTAAGCGGCACATTTTCCTATGCGATCAGCAGTGGATGTGCCATTGTTTCTACTCCAATTCCCCACGCTTTGGAAGTTTTAAAGGAAGATACCGGAATTATTGTTGACTTTGAAGCTCCAGAGCAGTTGTCTTTTGCTGTAAACACATTATTAGAAAACGAAAGCAAACGAAAAAAGTTACGTTTGAAATCACTGGAAAAAATGGCTCCGACGGCCTGGGAAAATTCATCTATATTGCACGCTTTATTATTTCAGAAAATTAAAGACCACAAAACTGAGCTTACTTATGCTTTACCGAAAATTAATCTTAAGCATATTCAAAATATGACGACAGATCTCGGGATCATTCAGTTTTCTAAAATTAGCAAACCAGATATCAACTCAGGCTATACTCTTGATGATAATGCACGGGCGATGATTGCTCTTTGCAGACATTTTGAAGGAAGTAAAGACAAAGCAAATCTGCAGTTAATTTCAATTTTTTTAAACTTTATTAAATTTTGCCAGCAAAAAGATGGAAGTTTCTTGAATTACATTGATGAACACAAACAGTTTACTCAGCAAAATTATGAGACCAACCTTGACGATTCCAACGGCAGAGCGATTTGGGCCTTAGGATATTTAATCTCATTAAAAGAAATTCTGCCGCAGGAATTTTCTGAGACCGCACAGAAGATCATTCAAAAAAATCTGATCTGGGCAGAAAAAATCCATTCTACAAGAGCAATGGCTTTTATAATAAAAGGATTATACTATCAAAATTCAGAAAAAAACTTTCCATTATTAAAAGAATTAGCAAATCGTCTGGCAAAAATGTATCAACACGAAGCAAAAGACGATTGGCATTGGTTTGAAAATTATCTGACCTATGGCAACAGCCTATTGCCAGAGGCTTTACTCTTAGCATGGATTTTAACTAAAGATGAGATTTATAAAAATATTGCAGAGGAATCTTTCCAGTTTTTGTTGTCTAAAATTATGATGGACGGCAATATAAAGGTGGTTTCCAATAAAGGCTGGCTTCAAAAAGAAAACACTGAAAATGATATTCAAATTGGCGGAGAGCAACCTATTGATGTTGCTTATACCGTTTTGGCACTATCTACCTTTCACAAAGCTTTTAATGATGAAAAATATTTACAAATGATGCAAAATTCTTTCAATTGGTTTTTGGGAAAAAATCATCTGAATCAGATTATTTACAATCCAGTAACCGGGGGTTGTTATGATGGGCTTGAAGAAAAAAATGTAAATCTCAATCAGGGCGCAGAATCCACCGTCAGTTATTTAATGGCTAGACTTTGCTTTGATAATAAAAAGTCAGTTTCAAATTATTAA
- a CDS encoding ATP-binding protein, with product MITLENLTDNSFNLDLILQALASSPAPTSIYSGENMVIRFANAGMLQLWGKDSSVIGKPLMEALPELEGQPFLELLQEVWRSGKTYSVSEAPAKLIINGEEVLDYFDYEYKALTDQHHKTWCILNTALNVTSRREFLQQIREKEEREHALNEEMAATLEELTSTNEELSSSIKQLAHNREYIRTIIEQAPVGIAMLKGHEHIIEIANPAILNIWGRKESEVIGFPHEKARPELQGQPVNIWLKEVYDSGKPKINTEFTVNLLDGDGLREAIVNSIYQPILSEDGTVSGVLVILEEITQQVLERRKNENNQQMLALAIDAGELATFYYQPATNLFSGNTLLKNWFGLSSEENLDLSVALAVILPEDRDGVINAITHSLSKNSDGHYFIEYRIQNNTDKKVRLLQANGRVFYDKEGNALSLNGTLRDITEQKKEEQRKDDFMGMVSHELKTPLTSLKAYLQLLQRTEVNIENSKQKNMLEKSVKQVDYMNSMINGFLNVSRLDSGQMHIEKTEFDLQILFTEIEHEVLSTNHTRNFIFKTSGSLTLFADRDKISQVLHNLIGNAIKYSPINTSITVEYLTTDNNSLKINVQDQGIGISREDQERIFERYYRVKDINSRSTSGFGIGLYLCKEIIELHNGTIEVQSSKNESTVFSFVLPINGEKLTY from the coding sequence ATGATAACTCTGGAAAACTTAACCGATAACAGTTTCAATCTTGATCTAATTCTTCAGGCATTGGCTTCCTCTCCGGCACCGACCTCCATCTACTCAGGGGAAAATATGGTCATCCGTTTTGCAAATGCGGGTATGCTACAGCTGTGGGGTAAAGACTCATCTGTTATAGGTAAACCCTTAATGGAAGCACTTCCTGAACTGGAAGGTCAACCTTTTTTAGAGCTGTTACAGGAGGTTTGGCGTTCAGGTAAAACCTATTCAGTATCTGAAGCTCCTGCTAAACTTATAATAAATGGAGAAGAGGTGCTTGATTATTTTGACTATGAATATAAAGCACTTACCGATCAACATCATAAAACATGGTGCATACTCAATACGGCACTTAATGTAACATCACGCCGTGAATTTTTACAGCAAATACGAGAGAAAGAAGAAAGGGAACATGCGCTCAATGAGGAAATGGCTGCAACATTGGAAGAGCTTACCTCAACCAATGAAGAACTCAGTAGTTCTATAAAACAGCTCGCTCATAACAGGGAATATATCCGAACTATTATTGAGCAGGCTCCGGTTGGAATTGCGATGCTGAAAGGTCATGAGCATATTATTGAAATCGCAAATCCAGCCATTCTCAATATTTGGGGTCGCAAAGAATCTGAAGTCATTGGTTTTCCGCATGAAAAAGCCCGTCCTGAATTGCAGGGACAACCCGTTAATATCTGGCTTAAAGAAGTCTACGATAGTGGTAAGCCCAAAATTAATACAGAATTTACAGTTAATTTGCTTGATGGTGATGGACTGAGAGAGGCTATTGTCAATTCTATATATCAACCCATACTCTCAGAAGATGGAACCGTTTCGGGTGTTCTTGTTATTCTTGAGGAGATCACTCAGCAGGTTTTAGAACGTCGGAAGAATGAGAACAATCAACAAATGCTCGCTTTGGCTATCGATGCAGGAGAACTTGCTACTTTTTATTACCAGCCTGCAACCAACCTTTTTTCAGGAAATACCCTTCTTAAAAATTGGTTTGGACTGTCGTCTGAAGAAAATTTAGATCTTTCCGTTGCATTGGCAGTCATCCTTCCAGAAGATCGAGATGGGGTAATTAATGCTATTACACATTCTTTAAGCAAGAACTCTGATGGTCATTATTTTATAGAGTATCGAATTCAAAACAATACCGATAAAAAGGTAAGACTCCTGCAAGCGAACGGAAGAGTTTTTTATGATAAAGAAGGCAATGCGTTAAGTCTAAACGGTACTCTTAGAGATATCACTGAACAAAAAAAAGAGGAACAGCGAAAAGACGATTTTATGGGAATGGTAAGCCACGAACTTAAAACACCGCTTACTTCACTAAAGGCATATCTTCAACTGCTACAACGGACAGAGGTAAATATAGAAAACTCTAAACAAAAGAATATGTTAGAGAAATCTGTAAAGCAGGTGGATTATATGAACAGTATGATTAATGGTTTTCTAAATGTTTCACGACTTGATTCCGGGCAGATGCATATAGAAAAAACCGAATTTGATCTCCAAATATTATTCACTGAAATTGAGCATGAGGTTCTTTCAACCAATCACACCCGTAATTTTATTTTTAAAACATCTGGCTCCTTAACCCTATTTGCAGACCGCGACAAAATATCGCAGGTACTCCATAACCTTATTGGAAATGCAATTAAGTACTCTCCTATTAACACGTCAATTACCGTAGAATATCTTACAACAGATAACAACAGCTTAAAAATAAATGTTCAAGATCAGGGAATCGGTATATCCAGAGAAGATCAGGAACGGATATTCGAACGTTATTATCGGGTGAAAGATATTAACAGCAGAAGTACATCGGGATTTGGTATCGGACTTTATCTTTGTAAAGAAATTATTGAACTGCATAACGGTACAATAGAAGTTCAGAGCTCTAAGAATGAAAGTACTGTATTCTCATTTGTACTGCCTATCAACGGAGAAAAGCTTACCTATTAA